The genomic segment GAAGATTACATCGCCTGCCAGGGATATGGGGCTTTAGGGTCTGTTTTGTTCTCCATGACCCCGGAGGAAGTTATCGACTCTGTCGAAAAATCAGGCCTGCGCGGTCGCGGCGGGGCGGGATTTCCAACCGGGACCAAGTGGAAACTGGCCCGTCAAAACCCGGGCCAGGCCAAATATGTGGTCTGCAATGCCGATGAGGGCGACCCGGGGGCCTTTATGGACCGCAGCATCCTGGAAGGCAATCCCCATTCGGTCCTGGAAGGGATGGCTATCGCCGGCTATGCCATCGGGGCCTCGGAGGGCTATATTTATGTGCGGGCCGAATACCCTATTGCCACCAAACACCTTGGAATGGCCCTGGAACAGGCCGAGAAAAGAGGTCTGTTAGGGGATCATATCCTCGGCTCGAACTTTAATTTCCATATTTCCATCCGGGAAGGGGCCGGGGCCTTTGTCTGCGGAGAAGAAACGGCCCTGATCGCCTCTCTCGAGGGCCGGCGGGGCATGCCACGCATCCGGCCGCCTTTTCCGGCCCAGGCCGGTTTCCGGGGACTGCCGACCTCCATCAATAATGTGGTAACCTTCGCCAATTTGCGAAGTATCATCCTCAAAGGCTGGCAGTGGTATGCCGCTATGGGGACTGAAAAAAGCAAAGGGACCAAGATCTTTTCCGTCACCGGCCGGATCAACAATA from the Deltaproteobacteria bacterium genome contains:
- a CDS encoding NAD(P)H-dependent oxidoreductase subunit E; the encoded protein is MNSLEALNQWRQSILSQRDPDQTVIYLCQGPGCSAYGGDDVLAAFEKALAEQGLTKQVVIKKTGCHGFCERAPMLVIAPEEILYQQVCPEDIPEIVSETLIKKNIIGRLIYKDMATGKPYIHAFEVPFYQKQNRVVLSDNGRIDPTSLEDYIACQGYGALGSVLFSMTPEEVIDSVEKSGLRGRGGAGFPTGTKWKLARQNPGQAKYVVCNADEGDPGAFMDRSILEGNPHSVLEGMAIAGYAIGASEGYIYVRAEYPIATKHLGMALEQAEKRGLLGDHILGSNFNFHISIREGAGAFVCGEETALIASLEGRRGMPRIRPPFPAQAGFRGLPTSINNVVTFANLRSIILKGWQWYAAMGTEKSKGTKIFSVTGRINN